CAGGCAGTCGATGTCGAAGCCTTCGTGGTCGCCGGGGCCGTGGCCGTACCTGTCAGGGTGCCCGTCCGGGCGGCGCAGCATCATCTTGGTCACGTCCATCATCCTCAGCCGCACGCCGTTCCTCCTCgcgccctccgccgccgccgcgaacTCCTCCACCTGCGCCGCGTAGAAGTCGCGCTCCGGCTCCGCCATCTCCAGCGGCGGGTCCTCGGGGTCGGCCGGCCGCGTGGCGGTGCACTCCCCGCCGTCGAACCACCCGCCGTTCTCGTAGTGCGTCGGCGCCACCGTCCGCAGGACGGCGGTCCCCTTGAACCCCTCCATCCCGCCGGCTAGCGCCCAGAGCACGGTTCGGAACGCGGCCCGCTGCGCGTACTGCGGGGTGAGCGCGGTGACGTTAGCCATGTCGCAGCGGTGGCACCCGACGACCTGGCCGCCGCTGTAGTACACGGCAGGGCGCGCGAACCAGTGCGACGCGGACACGACCACGTAGTCGTGGTCCTTGGCGGCCGCCGTCCACCGCCCGTCGGGCTCGTCGAGGTGGAGGTCGCTGGGGCCAGCGAACACCTCGCCCTGCCGGTCGGGCCCGACCGCCTCGGGCGGCCCTCGCGTCAGGCGCCACCGCACCTGGAACGGCGTCCAGAAGAAGGCGACCGTGAACGCGTGCGCCGGGAACCGCCAGTACTCGAATCCCTCCGCCGAGCGCGACGACCTCGACGGGGACTCCACCTGCGACAAGGTGCACACGAGCGACCGGATGTGGCTGCTGGCCAGGGAGTCCCCGACGAAGAGGATCGACCTGCCCCGGACGAGCCCGAAGAACCGCGCCGCGTCGAAGCGCTCCAGCTTGCCGCAGCCACCGTCTGGCTCtggctgccaccgccaccgcaggAACTCCATGCTTGGCTTGCCGTGCTTCATGCAGTTCTGGTAGCCCTCGATGAACGCGCACGTCGCGTTGGTGTAGTGCGTCCGCGCGGTGGGGTCGCGCACCCACAGGCCTCGCGTGGGGTCgcaggcggcgccggcgccgccggcgctgagggaggaggaggtgggcgtgggcgagggcgagggcgaccaCCATTGGAAGGGGCGGCCGAGAAAAAGAACCGACAACGTGGCACCAGCGAAGCAGAGGACGGCAGCGAGGGCGGGAACGGACTTGATCTTGGGAACGGCGTGGCGGCTCCGGCGATGATCTCCGATGAGGAGGCCACGAATGGATTGGATCACCGTGAGTGTCTTCATTGGTGACCTTCCAGCAGATGGCGTGGTGCAGTGCAGTGGCTACCGATCTCTGCGCATTGCACGGGAGCGCAAGTGCGGGTGCTAGTTAGCGGGGGGGCAGAATGTGATCCGTGATTATAATTTGAGATTGATGGTCAGTCAACGCAGCTTATAGAATGTTGAAATACTGCTGGGACAAGTGCTTAAGTAGTGGGAGGACACGCAGGCATCGAAAAGTCAACTCAACGAAGTGTGCTCGACTGACTGGCTCATGGAGATAGGCGTGGCTCGTGACAATATTCGCAAATGCTATGCTCGTGGTCGTGGCCAGATCAACGTACGTGACAGAAATATACTTTTTTTAGACACTAATGTGAAAAATATACTTAAATTTGCGGCACCGGACAAACGCCCGAGGTTGCCGTCCATTTTCGCGCCCCCGTTTCGTGCATCCACGCGGAGCCTAGGCTGCCCGGACATCGCCATCTCGCGCCCACGCGGGGGGCCGCGTCGCCCGGACGTTGCCCGCACGGGGGCCGCTCGTGCCTCCTCTCGTTTTCCATACTCATCCCATATGCAACTTTCAGTCTACTTTAAAACATCCAGAGACACACTTACGATATataaaagaagatagataaaacacttaaaacatatgtctgaaacatttATAAAAATACTTAAAAATCATTacgaacatatgcaacatctagataaaaacacaaacatacgtgtgaaacatatgcaatatccagataaacacacatgCAACGTACATctaaaaaacagataaaacatcaGGAATAAACGCTCGCAACATaaatgtacaaccattgcaactacgcaacatctcgatctacttatgcaacatccgtatgaaataattacaacatatctctaaaacacttgaaacatacgcttgtaatatgcgctttcagcgcaacatctcctaGCTACTTGAGAGAATGGAAACTCATCAGTGTGTGGAGTTTCACCAGAGGCAGTGGGGAGGCACCGCCCGCACGACTGAGAGAGGGCAGCCGCGCGCTGCGCCTGGCAGGGCCGGCAACCGAGCGCCGTGCCTAGTAGGGCTAGCGGCCGAGCATTGCGCCTCGGAGGCGGCAGGCCGTGCCGCTGCGCGCTTGGGCGGTGGTCGATGGAGGACACTGCGGGAGCCTCGTGCCTCGTCCACGCGGTGGCCATTACCCCTAGAGTGGACGAGCGGATAGGATCAACTAGACGAGAGGATTTTTTTTTAAGAAACCCCCAAACAGATAGGAGGAGATAGTTAGGCCGGTGTCGCGGACTCGCAGCCCACCGACTAGCTTACCAGCTTTACCGTTAAATTTGAGTCGCCCAGAGTCAGCAGCAGCCGAGAGTGAAGATATGGCTAGCTGGGCCGCCACTCGGGCCTCGCAGGTGCTGGTACCGTACATGTGTTGGGCTGTAGTGTTAGAAGCCAGTTGGGCCGTGCACATGGGCTAATTACACAATTGCTGTTGGGTCTTTGCACGTGTTGCCAAATTTTAGGTAAGCCAAGTCTTTGACTGTTTTTGTTTCTAAAAAAAGTCTCTGACTGTTTTTGGATTACTACTACCAAAACTTATAACTATCTTACATTTGCATCGTCAAATCTGTGGCAAACTGACAAATATTTTGGTTCAACTTATGAAACCTTTTACTTgttattacaaaaaaaaaattgcatgaTAAATTTTAGTAGGAAACTAAACAAGCCTTTGTTTCCGTCTCTCTCGGCACAATGTATTGTCGTACCTAGAAAGAAAATACAGTATAGTTTGTCGGGCGTTTGGCCGGAGCCGCGGGCGAGGCAGTGGCAGTGATGACCATTGCCAGGCGGGGCGGTAGTGCTTCCGATCATTCAGCCTGTATCTGGTTTGGCTTATCAGCCAGTCTCTCACGCTAAACTAGTCAGCAGTACTTTAGTCCATGGTTTATAAGTAAatccagaaaaaaaaaaagaacaggcTGATTACCGGCGCTCGACTCTGATGGACACGGTGGTAGGACTTGCTTCTCTTTAGGTGACACATTGATGCCACAAGGCGTCCCACTGGCCGCACGCGCCACGCCACCTCACCTCACCTGTGGCTTCCATTCACAACGTCTTTTTGCACGGCCGACACGGTCTCTTTGTGCATTCAATTCACAACGTCTGTACGTAGTAGTAGTTCGAAAAAGGAAATCCGTAACGTATTGTTGGCTTCTCGAAAATTCTGATTCTGAGCCATCAAGACTCAAGAGAGATTGGCAGATTGCCGCCGGAGCGTTTAAACACATAGAGCTGCATCATCCACTTGATCACACATGACACGGACGGACGCCCACGTGATCGGCCGGCCCATGCCTTGAAGAGGACCAAATAGGCCCTAAAAGTGTGTCCGGGCTGACAGGGTGCTCCACACATCACATGCGCCAAGCGGCCCACTCATATCCGTCCTtggattatattatattattattgcTAGTAGAATAATAACTGCCGGACGAcgacagccggcaacgccacatTTTTTACCGAGAGAGGCTACTTCTTCCAGCTCTCTTCCCTCTTCTTCCAGCTCAAAATGCAAGCAAAGATCGAGCAGAAGCGCAGCAGCAGCCTGCGGCTGCGTCTGCTGGGCATCGCGTCGGATCTGCCGATGCACAAGCTCCAGCTCGTTGTCACCCCGACCGCGGCGTCGCTGCCGGCGCTCGCCGTCGTCGCCCTcgtactcctcctcctcgccaCGGCGCGCCGCCCGTGCTCCATCCTCGACGCGTACCGCTCCGGCGTCTCCCTGCCTTCTCCGTCCAGACCTTCGCCTTCTGCCGCCGCTTCCCGGGTGCCCAGCGGGTGCGACATCTTCCGGCCGGGCGAGTGGGTCCCCGACGAGGACGCGCCGTACTACACCAACCTTACCTGCCCGCTCATCCAGGAGCACCAGAACTGCATGAAGTATGGCCGCCCCGACCGCGGCTTCCTCCGCTGGCGGTGGCGCCCCGACGGCTGCGACCTGCCGCGCTTCGACGCCGCCGCCTTCTTCGACGCCGTCCGGAACTCGTCGCTGGCGTTCGTCGGGGACTCGCTCGCCAGGAACCACATGCAGTCCCTCGTGTGCCTGCTGTCCAAGGTGCCTAATTTACTCTGCATTATTGCCTTTATCTCCGCTGCTCCTTCAAGTTGCAACAAAACATTCTTTTCTCtttttcggcctgttcgctggagcCCGGCCGGTGCTGGTTCGTCGCGAGAGAAAAACACGTTGGCTGACAATTTGTGCACTAATTTTGACGATTAATAGTAACTGAACTAGATAATTGGGATTCAGTTGTCATTTTGATTTCTGATGCCAAATTGTTTGCAGGTGGCGTACCCCAAAGACATCTCGACGACGACGAATCCAGAGTTCCGGACAATGCACTACGAGGCGTACAACTTCACCATGGCCATCTTCTGGTCGCCGTTCCTGGTGCGGGGGCACCAGCCGGACCCGCGCCGGTGGATGTGGGACATCTACCTGGACGAGCCGGACGCGGCGTGGCGCGACGCCGTCTCGGGCTTCGACCGCGTCGTGCTCTCGGCGGCGACCTGGTTCAACCGGCCGGCCGTGTTCTACGCGGGCGGCGGGCGCGTCGTCGGGTGCCACTACTGCCTCGTCCCGGGCGTCCCGGACCTGACGCTGCGCTACTCCCTGCGCATGGCGTTCCGCTCCGCGCTCCGCGTGCTGACGGGGCCAGGCTTCAACGGGACCGTGATCCTGCGGACGCTGTCGCCGACGTCGCACTTCGAGGGCGGGGAGTGGGACCGGGGCGGCGACTGCCGCCGGACGCGCCCGTTCGCGGCCAACGAGACGCGGATGGCCGGGCTGGACCTCGACCTCCACGCGGTGCAGGTGGAAGAGTTCGCCAGGGccaaggcggaggcggaggccagcggcgGGGGCACGAGGCTGGTGCTGATGGACACCACGGCGGCGATGGTGCTCCGGCCCGACGGCCACCCGAGCAGGTACGGGCACTGGCCGCACGAGAACGTGACGCTGTACCATGACTGCGTGCACTGGTGCCTGCCCGGCCCCATCGACGCCTGGAACGACATGCTGCTCCAGATGCTCCTCCCGGATCCGTCTTGATGCATTCATGCGTGGTCCGTATGTTTCTTCCGCTCTTTATTTGTCCCAAGAAAACACACTGGCCACGTTCGTTTGACCGGGAACGAGCTCCAGGAAGGATTCCTAACCGGATCGATTACTTTAATTTATATAAAATTTTACTACCCGAATTAATTCCTGGTCTCATAATACCTTAACCGAACGAGTCCTAATTGAGCGTCCAAATTTACAAAACTAGATGGAAACTAATTGAGCGTGCACTTATTTAGTGTACTGTCCAGTGCCCACTGTTGGGCATAATGTCGTGCCACTATTGCAATTTGGATCAGCTTGGCATAGAGAACAATTAGCCGAGCAATGCCCGCAGTGCAATGAAGTGTCATGAACCACGACGACTTGTTCGTCTGCGTTGTGGACTGAGCCCTCGTTTAGTTGCCCAGAATCGGCAGCAGCAAAAATCACTGTAGAGCGTATTGTagcattttatttgtatttggcaataattgttcaatcattgattaattaggcttaaaacgttcgtctcgtgaagtACAATCAaattgtacaattagtttttgatttcgtcaacatttagtactctatgcatttATCGCAAGTTTGATGTAAccgggaatcttctttttgtatagtgtcaaagtttggattttaGGTACTAAACACCCCTGGGTTAATGGCGCTACCGATCTGAACCGTTGACCCCTTCATCGGGCGGTCCAAAAGGTTCTACAGTAGCGTTGGGGAGTAGTACAACTTCACCGTGGCCCAGCAGTAATAAGCCGGACGCGGCGTGGGCGCCAAGAGTCACGGGGTTGGGCTACGCTGTCCTGTCGGTGTTGATGAAGAGGATCCAAGGCATCGAAGCTCGATTTCCACCTACTGAAAAGAAAGTCAGGCCTTAGTTGGCGAAAAATATTGAAAAATGTTACGGTAGCGCTGTCGTTGTTATTTAATAATTAATATTCAATTATAATCTAATTaaatttaaaagattcgtctcgtaaatttcgtataaactatataattaattttattttttatttatatttaatgcttcgtgTATACGTCTAAAAATTAAACGGTACCTCGGACTACTACTACCAAAACCAAATGCGCTGATTCGGCGCGCGAGTGCCCCGTGGCGGCGTCACCGGACGATGCTGGATGGACACGACAAAGGCCATGTTTTTTTTAAGTTCATATATACTCCACGAAATGGTTTCCTCTGAAAAGTTATAGAAAGTATCGAGTACTGTAACTTTGCTTTTAGTTGTTTTCTTCgttcgaggtcgtttaaaaattttaaattttaaacgtGAAAAACTCAAACTTAATTTTTGTAGGATAAATGATTTTAATTGAAAAGTTATCAACTATCAAGTTGTATAGCTCTGCAAGATCTTCAATTTTGGTTTATATCGTTTCTCAGGCTGCTTGAAAATCTAGAATTTCAACATGTGAGGACAACAAACTAAATTTTGGGACCAACATATTTCAAAGAAAAAGGTTCTCAACCGCAATATTTTATATCTTTTTAAGATTTGTAACTTTGATTTTGAtcgttttttcatctgaggttgtTTGAGaaactcaaaaaaaattaattttaaaaTGTGAGAACTTCAAACATGATTTGCAGGgtttaaataatttcaaatgaaaaagttgtcaaaatatgagaacttcaaacaGAATTTGCAGGatttaaataatttcaaatgaaaaagttatcaaccatgcgaaaaTAGTCTAAATAATTCTCAAAATGAAAGATATGAAAACTGAACTTACATATTCCATCCAAATATCCCATCTAGGCACTTGTGTTGTGTTCTCCTTGCTCCATTCATCTATTGCATCATAtatcctaggccttgtttagttcctcccttAAAGTTTACTtcatatcacatcggatgtttggacacatgcatggagtattaaatatagactaaaaaataactaattgtacagattgcgactaatttgcgagacgaattttttaaacctcattagtccatgatttgacaatgttgtgctgcagtaacatgtgctaatgatggattaattatgcttaataaattcgtctcgtggattactgaggacttctgtaacttgttttattattactatccaaatACTCTCACGTGACACACCGATGTGACACCCAATGTGCCATTCCTAAGCTAGATTTAAACACCACCCTAGTCGAAGTCGTGCCTTCACACAACGACACTAGCACATTGTGGCAGAACCAtctgaaatagcgtacttacgaaggcgctcgtcttccaccagacactaagcaccccgaaagcaactacaacgagcggtgtccgtcgggcacaccccgagggagaacccgaaagatccacatttttcccaaggatccaataatgaaaacgagttacaacacaagtccatctcatacattagagtttcttaaaagtgcattattacaataccaaatacagagttcggaatgataaacagcggaatattaaaagataacatctagcgataaggtaacaaggattccgtctgagcccaccagatggatcctccacacaaggaactcctcaagcgtcacctgcaacaggggtaaataaaccctgagtacacaatgtactcgcaagacttatccgataggggGAATACtttcccaactccaaggaatatgctaggctttatggttgctggttctcttttagccaaaagcagtactaatagtgggtccttattgatacattattatcatcagccgtattaagtttttatctagtcaatctatataagcacctgtgctactttcaagcaagagttgagcaatcgatactgttccttctcATTTTCCATttacagttcttactacggtgctaaaccgcagacaagccgtactggataacccggtgattcacgaatcaatgtacccagctgggtgccccgaagacacacgccccgcttgcgccccaggcacaagcaggactaacccaccactctcctgtcccgggtgtctaggtccccgtccaaacttggactccaagcccccgcctctgaatcccggacttagtgcggtgcaaggacctccaccacctcctcttcccatcagtcggtccgaaaagagccggatccgcgacaagagagcagcaagtcttccctgcgcccatacccaagtatgtgcttgggacaatagtctgtgacttgcctagagtcatatgcaacgatcggtccttaatcgacacaaacagggaaaaagtgtaaccgggctatgccttgttggccgcaggacacaacccctcacacccaccagtaccaaaaccacatccctgtccggtcaccatttttcctttccattatttcatcatgatatcatagtttaatcacctatttgcgagtaacgacaggttactcacgctaccgacatcctgagcatagcagatactcgacctgtactagtaggactcatggtggatatatttatgcatatagtttccataaaatgactgTAACGTAAATgaatatcatataaatatattcagtgattatttaaaaataggggttatgcactagggcttgccttgggcaggtgccgggtcagcaaagtcagtaccaacaggctcctgggctccctcctgtgcaaaaagctcctcctcgtactcctcgattacCTCATCGTACTCCggatcaccgacgggtacgaagtctacctgttcgtgatctacataaaatgatgatgcaatgattaacactatggCAACAGCAATTCTTAATGCAAAGTACCTCTATTAAATtactaagtgagatctacccactaaagtctaagctaagTACCAGCACTACTAACAAGTTTGAACGTGTCATATATTCTTATGGTGACTACAgatattcctactcctaatgctAGTTTGCGATACATAccctaaagcaaggataataactacgccaTTAAGCGACTCGCTCTACGGCTACCCATTTTACAGCAAGTATGTAAAGGTCTAAGGACCCTACCGTAACAATTTCGAAGCTAAAACTATTATCGGTTTGCCACAACAATTCATGCAATTATTGATCGATATAATTCTAAGCTTTCTATTTaaatcttatgagcctaccatcctaacagctaatggtgaactaactgtactaacaggtagatgacatttttgcgaacctaacaaacttagtttcgctatttttggacaaccatgcaatttactatgatttatcgaagttggattcataacagaaaataaataagcatttctaatTCCAGGAAATAATGAAAACCGAAACCTCCTTTGCCGGCCCACAACGTGCGGCCCGGTCCAGCGCGTTACCCCGCCCACGTGCGATGGTAGGCCAGCGCGCGGCCCACGTGGAGGCacggcccagccggccaacggcccgTGACAGGGACGGCCTGCGTGCGAAGGCGATTATGCATGGGCACCCCTGACCTACAATGAAATCGCAGCAAACTCTAAGTCACTATTTAATCAGTCTACGCTTTTACAACAGCACCCTCTGACTTCTACGTCTTCACCGCGGCGAAGTCCCTGACCATCCAGGGTgcgcaccggcgcgacggcgcgacggcgcggcactGGGCGACTACGCCGGCCTCACCCGAACCTCTACGGTCTACCTAAGGGGTCAATAGGTACCTTGATGACAAGTCGAAGCTACTGGAGGCGACACGGCGAGCAGAGGCGTAGTGACGAACCACCTCCCCGGCGGTGGCTCCTGACCTGCAAGGGCGGCCTCATTCTCGTGAGCAACAGCGAAGGCGAGGCCAGCACATGAGCGCGCGAGCACTAGGGAGTACTCACCGACACCTAGGCGCTGATGGTTTGGTTGGAGGCGGGctgagcaaggctggccatgtgagctcacggtggtgcggtggtgcccgATGGTGGCACTACCATGGCGGTGGGGCTGGTCTGCTGCGATGCTATGGCTGCGGGGCGCGGGATGCTCAGGAGGACATGGCGAGACTGTGGGTGCATTGAATCGCCACGAGGGCTACTGCGGGACTAGCTCGTCGATGGAGGGCGCCGGCTCGGACTTATGGACCCGGTGGCGCGGTAATTCACAATTGGAGCACAGTGAGGTGAGAATGGTAGCGCGGTAGGGTAGGTTGGATGACCAGCTGCCTAACGGAGCTGCAAGCAAAGCCAATTGGAACATGGTGCAACCACAACGGCGAATTGGAAGAAAACTTCACAGCGGCAAGGGGACAGCGGAGACAGGGGAGGTCCTAGCACGGCATGGCTCGTCTGTGGCGTCAACACTCGGTACCGACGCCTGGCCATGGGGAACCTCAGGGCGCGCTCCAGACAGCAGTCCGTATGGCTGTTGCAGCAAATGACGAGACGCGTCATGGCACCGCAGCGGGTAGTGCCAGCCAACGGACACCGCGACGCGATGTCGAGGTGACGACGAAGCAGGCAGTTGTCCAGCGCGCAAGCAGCCAAGGAAGTCAAAGGCGTGGTACCGGCATAGCCGCTGGCGACGCGAACGCGGGACCCAATGGCGACAACGGCCATAGCGGGGCAGGGCAAGGCGCTGGCAGAGCACAGCCGGCGGCCAGGGCGCACGTGTCAGCTagcgaggcgagcagcagcggggcAGTGGTCGCAGGCAGGCAGAAGCGAGGCAGTGGCTAGGACGCGCAGTTCGTGCACGTGCATGGCACAGCGAGCGTAGCCAGGCACGGCGGTGGGCTCTGGCCCACGCGGTAGAGCACGCTGGCAAGCTAACCGGGGTGGTGACCGCGCTCAGGAATCAGTTAGGGGCCGTGCACGGTTTTTAAAGCGGTTAGAAAACGCGTACGCCGTGTTCCAAATGCTAAGCTAATTGCTAGATGCGCAAAGGGGTACAACGAGTCATCAAACACAGTCATGACATTGCGCTACTCCTTAAGCCAATTGTTCTACAAATAATGCCAAAGATGGCTTCatcgacctcctcaaaaacttACGCGGAGGTTGTCAATTCgaatggtttcgcgtcgaatcccaAACCCGACCCCCGGGACGTACTCGCTAGCCATCCATATCTTCAACCGCACATTTTTATCGCCGTTCGCAAAACATTTTATaacattttgttttaacaagaattcGATTAAGATAATAAACACGTTATGTGACACGAAGCATAACATTTGCTTTCCCATTTTGTAAAAAtgtttcaatgccaaacattgataataaagcctatcatacacaaatgcacataattcagatgcttacgaaatgtttcagcaaaacattacaatgtaacaccagggtgttacaaatctacccccctaaaacaaaatctcgacccgagatttcatgtgcctagtgtgagaaagaggtagggaGTACAT
The nucleotide sequence above comes from Miscanthus floridulus cultivar M001 chromosome 18, ASM1932011v1, whole genome shotgun sequence. Encoded proteins:
- the LOC136523854 gene encoding protein trichome birefringence-like 19; protein product: MKTLTVIQSIRGLLIGDHRRSRHAVPKIKSVPALAAVLCFAGATLSVLFLGRPFQWWSPSPSPTPTSSSLSAGGAGAACDPTRGLWVRDPTARTHYTNATCAFIEGYQNCMKHGKPSMEFLRWRWQPEPDGGCGKLERFDAARFFGLVRGRSILFVGDSLASSHIRSLVCTLSQVESPSRSSRSAEGFEYWRFPAHAFTVAFFWTPFQVRWRLTRGPPEAVGPDRQGEVFAGPSDLHLDEPDGRWTAAAKDHDYVVVSASHWFARPAVYYSGGQVVGCHRCDMANVTALTPQYAQRAAFRTVLWALAGGMEGFKGTAVLRTVAPTHYENGGWFDGGECTATRPADPEDPPLEMAEPERDFYAAQVEEFAAAAEGARRNGVRLRMMDVTKMMLRRPDGHPDRYGHGPGDHEGFDIDCLHWCLPGPIDVWNELLFQILAGRY
- the LOC136522334 gene encoding protein trichome birefringence-like 21 — encoded protein: MQAKIEQKRSSSLRLRLLGIASDLPMHKLQLVVTPTAASLPALAVVALVLLLLATARRPCSILDAYRSGVSLPSPSRPSPSAAASRVPSGCDIFRPGEWVPDEDAPYYTNLTCPLIQEHQNCMKYGRPDRGFLRWRWRPDGCDLPRFDAAAFFDAVRNSSLAFVGDSLARNHMQSLVCLLSKVAYPKDISTTTNPEFRTMHYEAYNFTMAIFWSPFLVRGHQPDPRRWMWDIYLDEPDAAWRDAVSGFDRVVLSAATWFNRPAVFYAGGGRVVGCHYCLVPGVPDLTLRYSLRMAFRSALRVLTGPGFNGTVILRTLSPTSHFEGGEWDRGGDCRRTRPFAANETRMAGLDLDLHAVQVEEFARAKAEAEASGGGTRLVLMDTTAAMVLRPDGHPSRYGHWPHENVTLYHDCVHWCLPGPIDAWNDMLLQMLLPDPS